From a region of the Azospirillum formosense genome:
- a CDS encoding GNAT family N-acetyltransferase, which translates to MTGAPLPDRLDTARLTLRPFRLEDVERFAPLIGDWEVARWLARVPHPYGPKDGRAWVALAARNRAERASLDLLAIRKDDGQPVGGIGVILADGEVGYWLGRPHQGIGYGTEMLRSVVPAAFALGLPRLWARIAPDNHRSRRLLETVGFTPQGATDHDDGDHYELTAGRWRFLTPETA; encoded by the coding sequence ATGACCGGCGCGCCCCTGCCCGACCGCCTCGACACGGCGCGGCTGACGCTCCGCCCCTTCCGCCTGGAGGATGTGGAGCGTTTCGCGCCGCTGATCGGGGATTGGGAGGTGGCGCGCTGGCTCGCCCGCGTGCCCCATCCCTACGGCCCGAAGGACGGACGCGCCTGGGTCGCCCTGGCCGCCCGAAACCGGGCGGAGCGCGCGTCGCTCGATCTGCTGGCGATCCGCAAAGACGACGGGCAGCCGGTGGGCGGCATCGGGGTGATCCTGGCGGACGGCGAGGTCGGCTATTGGCTCGGCCGGCCGCACCAAGGGATCGGCTATGGCACGGAGATGCTGCGGTCCGTCGTCCCCGCCGCCTTCGCGCTGGGCCTGCCCCGCCTGTGGGCGCGGATCGCTCCGGACAACCACCGCTCCCGCCGTCTGCTGGAGACGGTCGGCTTCACGCCGCAGGGCGCCACCGACCACGACGATGGCGACCATTATGAACTGACCGCCGGACGCTGGCGGTTCCTCACCCCGGAGACCGCCTGA
- a CDS encoding TRAP transporter large permease — protein MALTILFGGFLLLLVIGAPLAVALGLAGSLAILDAQLGILSVPTNVYAGIAKYPLLAIPVFILAGLIFERAGVAKQLVTFASSIVGAKNGGLAVVAILVCMVMGGISGSGPADAAAVATVMIPSMHKAGYPKAFSASVIAAAAATAILIPPSVAFIIYSVLVPQASVPALFAAGLIPGILAGLSLLAPTIWLSRKHGFGLKDAGPRPPFWRSLRQAIWGLLAPVIILGGLRTGAFTPTEAAVVAVFYGLAVGVFVYRSLTWRELYEVLAEAAEMSAVVLLIIALSSVFAWAGSTMGAFDRVAALAIDGVGSEVLVLLLLNVALLALGMVLDAVSIFLILLPLLTPIMTAFHWDPVWFGVMLTMNLAIGQFTPPMAVNLMVTTRVAGISMESTVRWVLWMVAAMLGALVLVTFVPELALWLPRKLGYL, from the coding sequence ATGGCGTTGACGATTCTGTTCGGCGGCTTCCTGCTGCTTCTGGTGATCGGCGCGCCGCTGGCGGTGGCCTTGGGGCTGGCGGGATCGCTGGCGATCCTCGACGCGCAGCTCGGCATCCTGTCGGTTCCGACCAACGTCTATGCCGGCATCGCCAAATACCCGCTGCTGGCCATCCCGGTCTTCATCCTGGCCGGCCTGATCTTCGAGCGGGCGGGCGTCGCCAAGCAGCTCGTCACCTTCGCCTCCTCCATCGTCGGGGCGAAGAACGGCGGGCTGGCCGTGGTGGCGATTCTGGTCTGCATGGTGATGGGCGGCATCTCCGGCTCCGGACCGGCCGACGCGGCGGCGGTCGCCACGGTGATGATCCCGTCCATGCACAAGGCCGGCTATCCCAAGGCCTTCTCGGCCAGCGTGATCGCGGCGGCGGCGGCGACGGCCATCCTGATCCCGCCTTCGGTCGCCTTCATCATCTACAGCGTCCTGGTGCCCCAGGCGTCGGTGCCGGCGCTGTTCGCGGCGGGGCTGATCCCCGGCATCCTGGCCGGCCTGTCGCTGCTGGCGCCGACGATCTGGCTGTCGCGCAAGCACGGCTTCGGCCTGAAGGACGCCGGGCCGCGCCCGCCCTTCTGGCGCAGCCTGCGGCAGGCGATCTGGGGATTGCTTGCCCCGGTCATCATCCTGGGCGGGCTGCGCACCGGCGCCTTCACCCCGACCGAGGCGGCGGTGGTCGCCGTCTTCTATGGTCTGGCCGTCGGCGTCTTCGTCTATCGCAGCCTGACCTGGCGCGAGCTGTACGAGGTGCTGGCCGAGGCGGCGGAGATGTCCGCCGTGGTTCTGCTCATCATCGCGCTGTCCAGCGTCTTCGCCTGGGCCGGCAGCACGATGGGCGCCTTCGACCGGGTCGCCGCCCTGGCGATCGACGGGGTGGGCAGCGAGGTTCTCGTCCTGCTCCTGCTGAACGTGGCGCTGCTGGCGCTGGGTATGGTGCTGGACGCGGTGTCGATCTTCCTGATCCTGCTGCCGCTGCTGACCCCGATCATGACCGCCTTCCACTGGGACCCGGTGTGGTTCGGCGTGATGCTGACCATGAACCTCGCCATCGGCCAGTTCACCCCGCCCATGGCGGTGAACCTGATGGTGACCACGCGGGTGGCCGGCATCAGCATGGAATCGACGGTGCGCTGGGTGCTGTGGATGGTCGCGGCGATGCTCGGCGCGCTGGTGCTGGTGACCTTCGTTCCGGAGCTGGCGCTCTGGCTGCCCCGGAAGCTCGGCTACCTGTAA
- a CDS encoding (deoxy)nucleoside triphosphate pyrophosphohydrolase: protein MPACFDPSSTPAPGSLPTLLVVAVALVDADGRVLLAQRPPGKSLAGLWEFPGGKVDAGETPEAALVRELKEELGIDTAASCLAPFTFASHSYEKFHLLMPLFVCRVWEGDVTAREGQKLAWVYPNRMGDYPMPPADVPLVAMLRDLL from the coding sequence ATGCCGGCCTGCTTCGATCCCTCCTCTACCCCGGCCCCCGGTTCCCTGCCGACCCTGCTGGTCGTCGCGGTGGCCCTGGTGGACGCCGACGGCCGCGTCCTGCTGGCCCAGCGCCCGCCCGGCAAGTCGCTGGCCGGGCTGTGGGAATTCCCCGGCGGCAAGGTCGACGCCGGCGAGACCCCGGAGGCCGCCCTGGTCCGCGAACTGAAGGAGGAGCTGGGCATCGACACGGCGGCGAGCTGCCTCGCCCCCTTCACCTTCGCCTCGCACAGCTACGAGAAATTCCACCTGCTAATGCCGCTGTTCGTCTGCCGCGTCTGGGAGGGCGACGTGACGGCGCGGGAGGGGCAAAAGCTCGCCTGGGTCTACCCGAACCGCATGGGCGACTACCCCATGCCCCCCGCCGACGTGCCGCTGGTGGCGATGCTGCGCGACCTGCTGTAG
- a CDS encoding glycosyltransferase has product MSQSPFLADLAAALRRPVTSGRDLKAIETLCAAFLDRPRAERARAARELPRLARGADTVLLLSAMAAVSGDLRYYDELLDAVEGNVAQSGLEGLLHIHAGIGRQMFLMRMDPASRPGFFEERQFPFYRRILDEIRRRQAIVPPARRAGGVDTGRVVLVTNQFLSLRHQPSRDLLSYAALLEDRCGKEVAILNTNIMPAEVHSLFVPSFAASVEPAFSGEQRIEADGRTFRMLSSVEPCVSPGKIAWFLEAIAAFDPDAVLSLGGSCVVADLMAGTRPTLCIPTTSGATPSLADIVLDFGGGSAPVHGPLARSWRPFRFLHSLAGATPRNDGSRAAFGLDEGAFVCAVVGNRLDDEADGAFLAMLEALFDRAPRAVAVFAGYANALPRRLAASRHAARLRCLGYVSDMGALLTVCDAYVNPRRTGGGASAAEALAAGAVPLSLPGGDVASVVGPRFVHPDYDAFVERLAALAVDPAALAAAAAEARVQGSRRSGPEEAAAALSRHLDEAAALFRSRRPSEA; this is encoded by the coding sequence ATGTCCCAATCTCCCTTCCTCGCCGACCTCGCCGCAGCACTGCGCCGGCCCGTGACGAGCGGGCGGGACCTGAAGGCCATCGAGACGCTCTGCGCGGCCTTTCTCGACCGCCCCAGGGCCGAGCGGGCACGGGCGGCGCGGGAGTTGCCCCGGCTGGCGCGGGGGGCCGACACGGTCCTGCTGCTGTCGGCCATGGCCGCCGTCTCGGGCGATCTGCGCTATTACGACGAGCTGCTCGACGCGGTCGAGGGCAACGTCGCGCAGTCCGGGCTGGAGGGGCTGCTGCACATCCACGCCGGCATCGGGCGCCAGATGTTCCTGATGCGCATGGACCCGGCAAGCCGCCCCGGCTTCTTCGAGGAGCGGCAATTCCCCTTCTACCGCCGCATCCTCGACGAGATCCGCCGCCGTCAGGCCATCGTCCCGCCCGCCCGCCGGGCCGGGGGAGTGGACACCGGGCGGGTTGTTCTGGTGACCAACCAGTTCCTGTCGCTGCGCCACCAGCCGTCGCGCGACCTGCTGTCCTACGCCGCCCTGCTGGAGGACCGCTGCGGGAAGGAGGTGGCGATCCTCAACACCAACATCATGCCGGCGGAGGTGCACAGCCTGTTCGTGCCCTCCTTCGCGGCGTCGGTGGAGCCCGCCTTCTCCGGTGAGCAGAGGATCGAGGCGGACGGGCGCACCTTCCGGATGCTGTCCTCGGTGGAGCCCTGCGTCAGCCCCGGGAAGATCGCCTGGTTCCTGGAGGCCATCGCGGCCTTCGATCCCGACGCGGTGCTGTCGCTCGGCGGGTCCTGCGTCGTCGCCGACCTGATGGCCGGGACGCGCCCCACCCTGTGCATTCCGACCACCAGCGGGGCCACCCCGTCGCTGGCCGACATCGTGCTGGATTTCGGCGGCGGAAGCGCCCCCGTCCACGGCCCGCTGGCCCGCTCCTGGCGGCCCTTCCGCTTCCTGCATTCGCTGGCCGGGGCCACGCCGAGGAACGATGGGTCGCGCGCCGCCTTCGGGCTCGATGAGGGCGCCTTCGTCTGCGCCGTCGTCGGCAACCGGCTGGACGATGAGGCGGACGGCGCCTTCCTCGCCATGCTGGAGGCGCTGTTCGACCGCGCGCCGCGCGCCGTCGCCGTCTTCGCCGGGTACGCCAACGCCCTGCCCCGGCGGCTGGCCGCGTCACGCCATGCAGCACGGCTGCGGTGCCTGGGCTATGTGTCGGACATGGGCGCCCTGCTGACGGTCTGCGACGCCTATGTGAATCCTCGGCGGACGGGCGGGGGCGCCAGCGCCGCCGAGGCCCTGGCCGCCGGAGCGGTGCCGCTGTCGCTTCCCGGCGGCGACGTCGCCAGCGTCGTCGGTCCGCGCTTCGTCCACCCCGATTACGACGCCTTCGTCGAGCGGCTGGCCGCCCTGGCCGTCGACCCCGCCGCCCTGGCCGCCGCCGCCGCGGAGGCCCGCGTCCAAGGGTCGCGGCGCAGCGGGCCGGAGGAGGCCGCCGCCGCCCTGTCGCGCCATCTCGACGAGGCGGCGGCGCTGTTCCGCAGCCGGCGTCCGTCGGAGGCGTGA
- the recQ gene encoding DNA helicase RecQ, giving the protein MDSLFNFKTPSAEPAQDPDGNPALEVLRSVFGYSAFRGQQADIIAHVIRGGDALVLMPTGGGKSLCYQVPALVRDGVTVVVSPLIALMRDQVTALRELGVRAAFLNSSLDAAEAREVERAMVRGEIDLVYVAPERLVTPRFLDLLDRTKLALFALDEAHCVSQWGHDFRPEYLQLSILHERHPTVPRVALTATADAQTRAEIKDKLGLTEARVFLSSFDRPNITYRVVPKKSERQQMLAFLRENHPEDAGIIYCMSRAKVEDTANWLNQQGREALPYHAGLPPEVREANQDLFIKGEGIVMVATVAFGMGIDKPNVRFVCHLDPPKSLEAYYQETGRAGRDGLPADAWMSYGMADVVGLRQMLEQSEAGDSHRRVERSKLEALLGFCETSACRRKVLLNYFGETLEAPCGNCDTCLEPVETWDGTVAAQKALSAVYRTGQRYGAGHLIDVLLGNATEKVAQQAHDALKTFGCGKELSKAEWQSVYRQLVAAGYLTVDLEGYGGFRLTDAGIPVIKGQQTVKLRKDPVVEKRRGVHDALRRHVSRGGSSSSGGLSGEGVSRAGARGALSPADDALWHALKDCRTELARAQGVPPYVIFHDSTLLEMVATRPMDRAAFARLPGVGARKLERYADPFLDVIRQKG; this is encoded by the coding sequence GTGGACTCGCTCTTCAACTTCAAGACCCCTTCGGCGGAGCCGGCCCAGGACCCTGACGGCAACCCCGCCCTGGAGGTGCTGCGCTCGGTCTTCGGCTATTCCGCCTTCCGCGGGCAGCAGGCCGACATCATCGCCCACGTCATCCGTGGCGGCGACGCGCTCGTCCTCATGCCCACCGGCGGCGGCAAGTCGCTGTGCTACCAGGTGCCGGCGCTGGTGCGCGACGGCGTGACGGTGGTGGTCTCGCCGCTGATCGCGCTGATGCGGGACCAGGTGACGGCGCTGCGCGAGCTGGGCGTGCGGGCGGCCTTCCTGAACTCCTCCCTCGACGCCGCCGAGGCGCGCGAAGTGGAGCGGGCCATGGTCCGCGGCGAGATCGACCTCGTCTATGTGGCGCCGGAACGTCTGGTCACCCCGCGCTTCCTCGACCTGCTGGACCGCACCAAGCTCGCCCTCTTCGCGCTGGACGAGGCGCATTGCGTCAGCCAGTGGGGGCATGATTTCCGGCCCGAGTATCTCCAGCTCTCCATCCTGCACGAGCGGCACCCGACCGTGCCGCGCGTCGCGCTGACCGCCACGGCGGACGCGCAGACCCGCGCGGAGATCAAGGACAAGCTGGGGCTGACCGAGGCCCGCGTCTTCCTGTCCAGCTTCGACCGCCCCAACATCACCTACCGCGTCGTCCCGAAGAAGAGCGAGCGCCAGCAGATGCTGGCCTTCCTGCGGGAGAACCACCCCGAGGACGCCGGCATCATCTACTGCATGTCGCGGGCGAAGGTCGAGGACACCGCCAACTGGCTGAACCAGCAGGGGCGGGAGGCGCTGCCCTACCACGCTGGCCTGCCGCCGGAGGTGCGCGAGGCGAACCAGGACCTGTTCATCAAGGGCGAGGGCATCGTCATGGTGGCGACGGTGGCCTTCGGCATGGGCATCGACAAGCCGAACGTGCGCTTCGTCTGCCATCTCGACCCGCCCAAGAGCCTGGAAGCCTACTACCAGGAGACCGGCCGCGCCGGGCGCGACGGCCTGCCCGCCGACGCCTGGATGAGCTACGGCATGGCCGACGTGGTCGGCCTGCGCCAGATGCTGGAGCAGTCGGAGGCCGGCGATTCCCACCGCCGCGTCGAGCGCTCCAAGCTGGAGGCGCTGCTCGGCTTCTGCGAGACCTCGGCCTGCCGCCGCAAGGTGCTGCTGAACTACTTCGGCGAGACGCTGGAGGCGCCTTGCGGGAACTGCGACACCTGCCTGGAGCCGGTGGAGACCTGGGACGGCACCGTCGCCGCGCAGAAGGCCCTGTCGGCGGTCTACCGCACCGGCCAGCGCTACGGCGCCGGTCACCTGATCGACGTGCTGCTGGGCAACGCCACGGAGAAGGTGGCGCAGCAGGCCCACGACGCGCTGAAGACCTTCGGCTGCGGCAAGGAGCTGTCCAAGGCGGAGTGGCAGTCGGTCTACCGCCAGCTCGTCGCCGCCGGCTATCTGACGGTCGACCTGGAGGGCTATGGCGGCTTTCGACTGACCGATGCGGGCATCCCGGTCATCAAGGGCCAGCAGACGGTCAAGCTGCGCAAGGACCCGGTGGTGGAGAAGCGCCGTGGCGTCCATGACGCGCTGCGCCGCCACGTCTCCCGCGGCGGTTCCTCCTCTTCCGGCGGCCTGTCGGGAGAGGGCGTGTCGCGGGCCGGTGCGCGCGGCGCCCTGTCGCCCGCCGACGACGCGCTGTGGCACGCGCTGAAGGACTGCCGCACCGAACTGGCCCGCGCGCAGGGGGTGCCGCCCTATGTGATCTTCCACGACAGCACGCTGCTGGAGATGGTCGCGACGCGCCCGATGGACCGCGCCGCCTTCGCCCGCCTGCCCGGCGTCGGCGCCCGCAAACTGGAGCGTTATGCCGACCCCTTTTTGGACGTCATCCGCCAGAAAGGATAA
- a CDS encoding DMT family transporter: protein MSDNATPARRRLFDQAWLLMMLPPLFWSSNAVLGRAVSGEVPPVGLAFWRWTLGMLLVLPFAWRHLRHDARALAKQWPVVLLLSALGIAVFNTFLYVGLHTTTALNAVMMQSSMPVLIVLMSLALFGDRVTPLQGVGIAVSLAGALTLIARGDPAVLIGLQLAAGDLWVLAAVLGYAAYTALLRRRPAVHGLSFIAVTFAGGAAMLLPFYLWESVGGNPMPVTPTALGAVAYVALFPSIAAYLCFNRAVALVGANTAGMCIHLMPVFGSVLAILFLGEQPHLYHAAGIGLIAAGILLATRRAKT, encoded by the coding sequence GTGAGCGACAACGCCACCCCCGCCCGCCGCCGCCTGTTCGATCAGGCTTGGCTCCTGATGATGTTGCCGCCGCTGTTCTGGTCCAGCAACGCCGTCCTGGGCCGCGCGGTGTCGGGCGAGGTGCCGCCGGTCGGGCTGGCCTTCTGGCGCTGGACGCTGGGGATGCTGCTGGTGCTGCCCTTCGCGTGGCGGCACCTGCGGCACGACGCGCGGGCGCTGGCCAAGCAGTGGCCGGTCGTGCTGCTGCTGTCGGCGCTGGGCATCGCCGTCTTCAACACCTTCCTCTATGTGGGTCTGCACACCACCACGGCGCTGAACGCGGTGATGATGCAGTCCTCCATGCCGGTGCTGATCGTGCTGATGAGCCTGGCCCTGTTCGGCGACCGCGTGACCCCGCTGCAGGGGGTGGGCATCGCCGTGTCGCTGGCCGGCGCCCTGACGCTGATCGCGCGGGGCGACCCGGCGGTGCTGATCGGGCTGCAGCTTGCCGCCGGGGATTTGTGGGTGCTGGCGGCGGTGCTCGGCTACGCCGCCTACACCGCCCTGCTGCGCCGCCGCCCGGCGGTGCACGGACTCAGCTTCATCGCCGTCACCTTCGCGGGCGGGGCGGCGATGCTGCTGCCCTTCTATCTGTGGGAAAGCGTCGGCGGGAACCCCATGCCGGTCACCCCGACGGCGTTGGGGGCGGTCGCCTATGTGGCGCTGTTCCCCTCGATCGCCGCCTATCTCTGCTTCAACCGCGCCGTGGCGCTGGTCGGCGCCAACACGGCGGGGATGTGCATCCATCTGATGCCGGTGTTTGGGAGCGTCCTCGCCATCCTGTTCCTGGGCGAGCAGCCCCACCTCTACCACGCCGCCGGCATCGGCCTGATCGCGGCGGGCATCCTGCTGGCCACCCGCCGCGCCAAGACCTGA
- the argJ gene encoding bifunctional glutamate N-acetyltransferase/amino-acid acetyltransferase ArgJ — MATTVSPLAPAGFPTLPPVAGVRIATANSGIRYKGRDDLMLAVLDAGTTVAGVLTKSLTCSAPVIWCRDSLPRGSARAVVVNAGNANAFTGKAGDATVQATVEAAAKIAGCATDEVYVASTGVIGIPLAADAIAKVLPGMVPALKDDSAALEAGARAIMTTDTFAKGSTRQVAIGGTTVTISGFAKGSGMIAPDMATMLGFLFTDAAIAAPALQSMLSEFTERSFNAITVDGDTSTSDTLLLFATGKAGNAPVTDAQAPELAAFRKALEEVMLDLALQIVRDGEGATKFVSITLVGAESDAAAKRIALTVANSPLVKTALAGEDANWGRIVAAIGRAGERADRDLIKITIGGTLICAEGMEVPGYDEAPVAAHMKGQEIDVHIDLGIGTGKARVWTCDLTHGYIDINGSYRS; from the coding sequence ATGGCCACGACCGTCTCCCCCTTGGCACCCGCCGGCTTCCCGACGCTCCCGCCCGTGGCGGGCGTGCGCATCGCCACCGCCAACAGCGGCATCCGATACAAGGGCCGTGACGACCTGATGCTGGCCGTGCTCGACGCGGGCACGACGGTGGCCGGCGTGCTGACCAAGTCGCTGACCTGCTCGGCCCCGGTGATCTGGTGCCGCGACAGCCTGCCCCGCGGCTCGGCCCGCGCGGTCGTGGTCAACGCCGGCAACGCCAACGCCTTCACCGGCAAGGCCGGCGACGCCACCGTCCAGGCGACGGTCGAGGCCGCGGCGAAGATCGCCGGCTGCGCCACCGACGAGGTCTACGTCGCCTCCACCGGCGTGATCGGCATCCCGCTGGCCGCCGACGCCATCGCCAAGGTGCTGCCGGGCATGGTCCCGGCGCTGAAGGACGACTCGGCGGCGCTGGAGGCCGGCGCGCGGGCCATCATGACCACCGACACCTTCGCCAAGGGCTCGACCCGTCAGGTCGCCATCGGCGGGACGACGGTGACGATCAGCGGCTTCGCCAAGGGCTCCGGCATGATCGCCCCGGACATGGCGACCATGCTCGGCTTCCTCTTCACCGACGCGGCCATCGCCGCCCCGGCGCTGCAGTCCATGCTGTCGGAGTTCACCGAGCGCAGCTTCAACGCCATCACGGTGGACGGCGACACCTCGACCAGCGACACGCTGCTGCTGTTCGCCACCGGCAAGGCCGGCAACGCCCCGGTGACCGACGCCCAGGCGCCGGAGCTGGCCGCGTTCCGCAAGGCGCTGGAGGAGGTGATGCTCGACCTCGCGCTGCAGATCGTGCGCGACGGCGAGGGGGCGACCAAGTTCGTCTCGATCACGCTGGTCGGCGCCGAGAGCGACGCGGCCGCCAAGCGCATCGCGCTCACCGTCGCCAACTCCCCGCTGGTCAAGACCGCGCTGGCCGGCGAGGACGCCAACTGGGGCCGCATCGTCGCCGCCATCGGGCGGGCCGGCGAGCGGGCCGACCGCGACCTCATCAAGATCACCATCGGCGGCACGCTGATCTGCGCCGAGGGCATGGAGGTTCCGGGCTACGACGAGGCGCCGGTCGCCGCCCACATGAAGGGCCAGGAGATCGACGTCCACATCGACCTGGGCATCGGCACCGGCAAGGCCCGCGTCTGGACCTGCGACCTGACCCACGGCTACATCGACATCAACGGCTCCTACCGGAGCTGA
- a CDS encoding DctP family TRAP transporter solute-binding subunit: MKSMKALFAGLALAAMVLPGVVANGAAAADYKAEYKLSTVLGKPFPWGIGGDRWAELVKEKTNGRINVKMYPGSALVNGDQTKEFTALRQGVIDMAVGSTINWSPQVKELNLFSLPFLMPDHKAMDALTQGPVGKQLFDLLATKDVVPLAWGENGFREISNSKHAIRKPEDLKGLKIRVVGSPLYLDTFTALGANPTQMSWADAQPALSTGAVDGQENPVGVFVAGKLPTLGQKHLTLWGYVADPLIFVVNKEVWNSWSKEDQEAVRAAAVQAAAEEVAIARKGITAQDDSLLKDIAAQGVEVVQLTPEQQKAFQTATRAVYDKWAKTIGPDLVKAAETSVANRK; encoded by the coding sequence ATGAAGTCGATGAAGGCCCTGTTCGCCGGTCTGGCGCTGGCCGCCATGGTTCTGCCGGGCGTGGTCGCCAACGGCGCGGCGGCGGCGGACTACAAGGCCGAATACAAGCTGTCCACCGTGCTGGGCAAGCCGTTCCCCTGGGGCATCGGCGGCGACCGCTGGGCCGAGCTGGTCAAGGAGAAGACCAACGGGCGCATCAATGTGAAGATGTATCCCGGCTCCGCCCTGGTGAACGGCGACCAGACCAAGGAGTTCACCGCTCTGCGCCAGGGCGTGATCGACATGGCGGTGGGCTCCACCATCAACTGGTCGCCGCAGGTGAAGGAGCTGAACCTCTTCTCGCTGCCCTTCCTGATGCCCGACCACAAGGCCATGGACGCGCTGACCCAGGGTCCGGTCGGCAAGCAGCTGTTCGACCTGCTCGCCACCAAGGACGTGGTGCCGCTGGCCTGGGGCGAGAACGGCTTCCGCGAGATCTCCAACTCCAAGCACGCCATCCGCAAGCCGGAGGACCTGAAGGGCCTGAAGATCCGCGTCGTCGGCTCGCCGCTCTACCTCGACACCTTCACCGCCCTGGGCGCCAACCCGACGCAGATGAGCTGGGCCGACGCGCAGCCCGCCCTGTCCACCGGCGCCGTCGACGGTCAGGAGAACCCGGTCGGCGTCTTCGTCGCCGGCAAGTTGCCGACGCTGGGCCAGAAGCACCTGACGCTGTGGGGCTACGTCGCCGATCCGCTGATCTTCGTGGTCAACAAGGAGGTCTGGAACAGCTGGTCCAAGGAGGACCAGGAGGCGGTGCGCGCCGCCGCCGTCCAGGCCGCCGCGGAGGAGGTCGCCATCGCCCGCAAGGGCATCACCGCCCAGGACGACAGCCTGCTCAAGGACATCGCCGCCCAGGGCGTGGAGGTTGTGCAGCTCACGCCCGAGCAGCAGAAGGCGTTCCAGACCGCCACGCGCGCCGTCTACGACAAGTGGGCCAAGACCATCGGCCCCGACCTCGTGAAGGCCGCCGAGACCTCGGTCGCCAACCGGAAGTAA
- a CDS encoding TRAP transporter small permease has translation MNNDLLEAGMATEQPKTRVPVTLERSLAALSMAALCLVTFANVVTRYLTDVSLAFTEEYSIFLLVVMTLFGSAVAAAADRHIRITFLADKLPPPVRRVTELVAWTAALAMFGLLVWYGGRLTYDQWRFEETSPGLGNPQWLYTVWLPLLSAVVALRVIGRLIRTAKGTA, from the coding sequence ATGAACAATGATCTGCTGGAAGCCGGCATGGCGACGGAGCAGCCCAAGACGCGGGTGCCGGTGACGCTGGAGCGTTCGCTGGCCGCCCTGTCCATGGCCGCCCTCTGCCTCGTCACCTTCGCCAACGTCGTGACGCGCTACCTGACCGACGTGTCCCTGGCCTTCACCGAGGAATATTCGATCTTCCTGCTGGTGGTCATGACGCTGTTCGGGTCCGCCGTCGCCGCCGCCGCCGACCGGCACATCCGCATCACCTTCCTCGCCGACAAGCTGCCGCCGCCCGTGCGCCGGGTGACGGAGCTGGTGGCCTGGACGGCGGCGCTCGCCATGTTCGGCCTGCTCGTCTGGTACGGCGGGCGCCTGACCTACGACCAGTGGCGGTTCGAGGAAACCTCGCCCGGCCTGGGCAACCCGCAATGGCTCTACACGGTCTGGCTTCCGCTGCTGTCGGCGGTGGTCGCCCTGCGCGTCATCGGGCGCCTGATCCGCACGGCGAAGGGGACCGCCTGA
- a CDS encoding peptidylprolyl isomerase encodes MVNRVFRAALLSMAACGLALAAHAQTPAPAPAATPAPAAQAAPAPADADPVVARVNGEAVHRSDVQRMVAQLPPQVQQMPLEMIYPAVIEQLVNSKLVAEAGYKANLAGTPEVKDEIKRAEERAVQRAYIQKEVQSRITPAKLDEAYQAFLKQNPAQEEVKASHILVEKEDEAKAIIAQLNKGGDFAKLAKEKSKDPVAAEQGGDLGYFTKDTMVEPFADAAFAMKKGEVSKEPVKTQFGWHIIKVEDKRTQPQPTLDEVKPQLEQQLSKDIVTNVVDDLRKVAKVETFQLDGSPMPKEEPATDAPAPKAEEPKKN; translated from the coding sequence ATGGTGAATCGAGTGTTCCGCGCCGCCCTGCTGTCGATGGCCGCCTGCGGCCTCGCGCTGGCCGCACACGCCCAGACTCCGGCTCCGGCTCCCGCGGCCACGCCCGCCCCCGCCGCGCAGGCCGCTCCCGCCCCGGCGGACGCCGACCCGGTGGTGGCCCGCGTCAACGGCGAGGCGGTCCACCGCTCCGACGTCCAGCGCATGGTCGCCCAGCTTCCCCCGCAGGTGCAGCAGATGCCGCTGGAGATGATCTACCCGGCGGTGATCGAGCAGCTCGTGAACTCCAAGCTGGTGGCCGAGGCCGGCTACAAGGCCAACCTCGCCGGCACGCCGGAGGTCAAGGACGAGATCAAGCGCGCCGAGGAGCGCGCGGTGCAGCGCGCCTACATCCAGAAGGAAGTGCAGTCGCGCATCACCCCGGCCAAGCTGGACGAGGCCTATCAGGCTTTCCTGAAGCAGAACCCGGCCCAGGAAGAGGTCAAGGCCAGCCACATCCTCGTCGAGAAGGAGGACGAGGCCAAGGCGATCATCGCCCAGCTCAACAAGGGCGGCGACTTCGCCAAGCTCGCCAAGGAGAAGTCGAAGGACCCGGTGGCCGCCGAGCAGGGCGGCGACCTCGGCTACTTCACCAAGGACACGATGGTCGAGCCCTTCGCCGACGCCGCCTTCGCCATGAAGAAGGGCGAGGTGAGCAAGGAGCCGGTGAAGACGCAGTTCGGCTGGCACATCATCAAGGTCGAGGACAAGCGCACCCAGCCGCAGCCGACCCTGGACGAGGTCAAGCCGCAGCTCGAGCAGCAGCTCAGCAAGGACATCGTGACCAACGTCGTCGACGACCTGCGCAAGGTCGCCAAGGTCGAGACCTTCCAGCTCGACGGCTCGCCGATGCCGAAGGAGGAGCCGGCCACGGACGCCCCGGCCCCGAAGGCCGAAGAGCCGAAGAAGAACTAA